In Paenibacillus ihbetae, the following are encoded in one genomic region:
- a CDS encoding MerR family transcriptional regulator — protein sequence MHTVKEAAQITGLTEHAVRFYTDKGLVPSVQRNQNNIRMFDEESINWLHGIKCLKQSGMPIELIKRYVDLCLEGDSTIPQRYTLMMEHKEAALAKLEEAKLHVAHLEEKTTLYQDILEQRSPDTTNPGNWDRILHMHSDVFYSPSVRKV from the coding sequence ATGCATACAGTTAAAGAAGCCGCCCAGATAACAGGGCTCACCGAGCATGCCGTGCGCTTTTACACAGATAAGGGTCTGGTGCCAAGCGTACAGCGCAATCAGAATAATATCCGGATGTTCGATGAAGAATCGATCAACTGGTTGCATGGCATTAAATGCCTCAAGCAATCCGGAATGCCAATTGAACTCATTAAAAGGTACGTCGATTTATGCCTTGAAGGGGATTCGACCATTCCTCAGCGCTACACACTCATGATGGAGCATAAAGAGGCGGCGCTTGCTAAGCTCGAGGAAGCGAAACTGCACGTTGCCCATTTGGAGGAAAAAACAACCCTATATCAGGACATTCTAGAACAACGCTCTCCAGACACAACGAATCCCGGCAACTGGGACAGAATTCTGCATATGCATAGTGACGTATTTTATTCGCCATCTGTTCGGAAAGTTTGA